The following coding sequences are from one Gossypium raimondii isolate GPD5lz chromosome 4, ASM2569854v1, whole genome shotgun sequence window:
- the LOC105778921 gene encoding LOW QUALITY PROTEIN: probable calcium-binding protein CML46 (The sequence of the model RefSeq protein was modified relative to this genomic sequence to represent the inferred CDS: substituted 1 base at 1 genomic stop codon) — protein sequence METSSANSNSNMILLFNGFSCYNTVKSYVSRYWSFSPQSQTSDWDLKNQKPGFXSKEVLSGGERLCRKEVEILMGNLGIFCSQESEEQLNESYSCEEISRLFEQEPSLEEVKQAFDVFDVNKDGFIDAEELQRILCVLGLKQGLKLENCNNMINTFDEDGDGRIDFQEFVKFMENSFC from the coding sequence ATGGAAACATCATCTGCAAACTCAAACTCCAATATGATACTGTTGTTCAATGGTTTTTCATGTTATAACACCGTTAAAAGTTATGTCTCAAGATATTGGTCGTTTTCCCCACAATCCCAGACTTCAGATTGGGACCTGAAGAACCAGAAACCTGGGTTTTGAAGCAAGGAAGTTTTATCTGGTGGTGAGAGATTATGCAGAAAAGAAGTGGAGATTTTGATGGGGAACCTGGGGATTTTTTGCAGCCAAGAAAGTGAAGAACAGTTGAACGAATCATACAGTTGTGAGGAGATTTCAAGGTTGTTTGAACAAGAGCCAAGCTTGGAAGAAGTGAAGCAAGCTTTTGATGTTTTTGATGTGAATAAAGATGGGTTTATTGATGCAGAGGAATTGCAGAGAATTCTGTGTGTTTTGGGGTTGAAACAAGGTTTAAAGCTGGAAAACTGCAACAACATGATCAATACCTTTGATGAAGATGGTGATGGCAGAATAGATTTTCAGGAatttgtaaaattcatggaGAACAGTTTTTGCTGA